The Pelagibacterium halotolerans B2 genome has a segment encoding these proteins:
- a CDS encoding DUF6898 family protein: MGAGREVLFEFRQAGPQIRVAAIDVETGIEVVAIAPTTATEAQMKNLALAKLRRRIEMEAGQGR; encoded by the coding sequence ATGGGGGCGGGCCGGGAGGTTCTTTTCGAATTCCGTCAGGCCGGCCCCCAGATTCGTGTGGCGGCCATAGACGTCGAAACCGGCATCGAGGTGGTCGCCATAGCGCCGACCACGGCTACCGAAGCGCAGATGAAAAATCTCGCGCTCGCCAAGCTGCGCCGTCGGATCGAGATGGAAGCGGGGCAGGGGCGGTAA
- the glyA gene encoding serine hydroxymethyltransferase — MSATATAPLFPDFFTRTIADHDPVVAKAIADELGRQQHEIELIASENIVSRAVLEAQGSVMTNKYAEGYPGRRYYGGCQFVDVVEQLAIDRAKELFGCEFANVQPNSGSQANQGVYQALLQPGDTILGMSLDAGGHLTHGAKPNQSGKWFNAIQYGVRQQDGRVDMDQVRQLAQEHQPKMIVAGFSAYSRILDWAAFREIADEVGAYLFVDMAHVAGLVAAGVYPNPFPHAHVATTTTHKTLRGPRGGLILTNDEAIAKKVNSAIFPGIQGGPLMHVIAGKAVAFGEALTPEFKSYARQVVDNAQALAETLVKGGLEIATGGTDNHLMLVDLRPKKVTGKATEAALERANITCNKNAVPFDPEKPAITSGIRVGTPAATSRGFGVEEFRLVGEFMVEVVDGLAANGEDNNGAVEAQVKEKVLELTAKFPIYG; from the coding sequence ATGAGCGCCACCGCAACAGCTCCGCTTTTCCCCGATTTCTTCACCCGCACCATTGCCGATCACGATCCGGTGGTTGCCAAGGCGATTGCCGATGAACTCGGCCGCCAGCAGCACGAGATCGAGTTGATCGCTTCGGAAAACATCGTCTCCAGGGCGGTGCTCGAGGCGCAGGGCTCGGTGATGACCAACAAATATGCGGAAGGTTATCCGGGTCGGCGCTATTATGGCGGCTGCCAGTTCGTCGATGTGGTCGAACAGCTCGCCATCGACCGGGCCAAGGAACTGTTCGGCTGCGAGTTTGCCAACGTGCAGCCCAATTCCGGCTCGCAGGCCAATCAGGGCGTCTATCAGGCACTGCTCCAGCCCGGCGATACCATTTTGGGCATGAGCCTGGACGCGGGCGGGCATCTGACCCACGGCGCCAAGCCCAACCAGTCGGGCAAATGGTTCAACGCCATCCAGTACGGCGTGCGCCAGCAGGACGGGCGTGTGGATATGGATCAGGTGCGCCAGCTTGCCCAGGAACATCAGCCCAAGATGATCGTGGCGGGCTTTTCGGCCTATTCGCGCATTCTCGACTGGGCGGCATTCCGCGAGATCGCCGACGAAGTGGGCGCTTACCTGTTCGTGGATATGGCGCATGTGGCAGGGCTTGTCGCGGCGGGCGTTTATCCCAACCCGTTCCCGCACGCCCATGTGGCGACCACAACGACCCACAAGACGCTGCGGGGCCCGCGTGGCGGGCTGATCCTTACCAATGACGAAGCGATCGCCAAAAAGGTCAATTCGGCGATTTTCCCCGGCATCCAGGGCGGACCGCTCATGCATGTCATCGCCGGAAAGGCCGTGGCCTTCGGCGAAGCGCTGACCCCCGAATTCAAGTCGTATGCCCGCCAGGTCGTGGACAACGCACAAGCGCTGGCCGAAACCCTGGTCAAGGGCGGGCTGGAGATTGCCACCGGCGGGACGGACAATCATTTGATGCTGGTCGATCTGCGGCCCAAAAAGGTGACGGGCAAGGCCACCGAAGCCGCTCTCGAACGCGCCAACATCACCTGCAACAAGAACGCCGTGCCGTTCGATCCTGAAAAGCCGGCGATTACTTCGGGCATCCGCGTCGGCACCCCGGCCGCCACCTCGCGCGGTTTCGGCGTCGAGGAGTTCCGGCTGGTCGGCGAGTTCATGGTCGAAGTTGTCGATGGCCTCGCTGCCAACGGTGAAGACAACAATGGCGCCGTCGAAGCCCAGGTCAAGGAAAAGGTCCTTGAGCTGACCGCGAAATTCCCCATTTACGGATAA
- the nrdR gene encoding transcriptional regulator NrdR, with the protein MRCPYCGNDDTQVKDSRPTEDSNAIRRRRVCNGCGGRFTTFERVQLRDLIVVKKSGRKVPFDREKLARSVNTALRKRQVDPETAERMISGVVRQLESVGDVEVTSDQIGEYVMEGLKGLDDVAFVRFASVYKNFSSADDFQSFLTEMGSDDPEDRG; encoded by the coding sequence ATGCGCTGCCCCTATTGCGGGAACGACGATACACAGGTCAAGGATTCCCGGCCCACCGAGGATTCCAACGCCATCCGCCGCCGCCGCGTCTGCAATGGCTGCGGCGGCCGGTTCACCACGTTCGAGCGCGTGCAATTGCGCGACCTGATCGTGGTTAAGAAATCGGGCCGCAAGGTTCCCTTCGACCGTGAAAAACTGGCGCGTTCGGTCAACACCGCCTTGCGCAAGCGTCAGGTCGACCCCGAAACCGCCGAGCGGATGATTTCGGGCGTCGTGCGCCAGCTCGAAAGCGTTGGCGATGTGGAAGTGACCTCCGACCAGATCGGCGAATATGTCATGGAAGGGCTCAAGGGGCTCGACGATGTGGCTTTCGTGCGCTTTGCCTCGGTGTATAAGAATTTCTCCAGCGCCGACGATTTCCAGTCCTTCCTGACCGAGATGGGCAGTGACGACCCCGAGGATCGGGGATGA
- the ribD gene encoding bifunctional diaminohydroxyphosphoribosylaminopyrimidine deaminase/5-amino-6-(5-phosphoribosylamino)uracil reductase RibD: protein MDTTFAVRKRDQTEIEIIVVDVTRRNEIMPADLRWLEAAARIAMPYRGTTAENPTVGAIVVSPDGRVLGRGVTAAAGRPHAEPQALAMAGPNAKGATLYVTLEPCNHWGKTPPCVDAVLESGVARVVCGASDPDPRTGGQSIAKMRAAGIVVALGQNLPFIERLHEGFFSRVRRGRPFVAAKLAISRDGMIGRSDRGNVAITGEDARRWTHMQRALSDAVIVGGATARLDDPKLTVRLAGLEGRAPLRVVISGRSGLPSDLNLLVTTALQPTAIIAENSCVDSFSQGAEIIGVAGTDGRPDMEAALQALAARGIGSVFVEGGAGLNDSLLDAGLIDRFHLLEGDVEIGANGVPATVHFSLPERLAALGFSIVERRALGCDMLTTFEKV, encoded by the coding sequence GTGGATACCACTTTTGCGGTTCGAAAGCGCGACCAGACCGAAATTGAGATCATTGTCGTGGACGTGACTCGTCGCAATGAGATCATGCCAGCCGATCTGCGCTGGCTCGAAGCCGCTGCCCGCATCGCCATGCCCTATCGCGGCACGACGGCGGAAAATCCGACCGTCGGTGCCATTGTGGTTTCGCCTGACGGCCGGGTGCTCGGACGCGGCGTGACCGCGGCGGCGGGGCGGCCGCACGCCGAACCTCAGGCGCTCGCCATGGCCGGTCCGAACGCGAAGGGCGCAACGCTCTACGTCACGCTCGAACCCTGCAATCACTGGGGCAAAACCCCGCCCTGCGTCGATGCCGTGCTCGAATCCGGCGTCGCCCGGGTTGTATGCGGCGCATCCGATCCCGATCCTCGTACCGGGGGCCAGAGTATCGCCAAAATGCGCGCTGCCGGGATCGTGGTGGCTCTCGGTCAGAATTTGCCCTTCATCGAAAGACTGCATGAGGGCTTTTTCTCGCGTGTCCGGCGTGGCCGCCCCTTCGTCGCCGCCAAGCTGGCCATCTCGCGCGATGGCATGATAGGGCGCAGCGACCGCGGCAACGTGGCGATAACCGGCGAAGACGCGCGGCGCTGGACGCATATGCAAAGGGCACTGTCCGACGCTGTCATCGTCGGCGGCGCGACCGCCCGGCTAGACGATCCCAAACTCACCGTCCGGCTCGCGGGACTGGAGGGCAGGGCACCGCTACGGGTCGTCATTTCTGGCCGGTCCGGCCTGCCAAGCGACCTGAATCTTCTTGTAACCACGGCGCTGCAACCAACTGCAATCATTGCGGAAAATTCGTGCGTTGACTCATTTTCTCAAGGCGCCGAAATCATCGGCGTCGCCGGGACGGACGGGCGACCGGACATGGAGGCGGCGTTGCAGGCGCTGGCGGCCAGAGGCATTGGCAGCGTTTTCGTTGAAGGCGGGGCCGGGCTCAACGACTCCCTGCTCGACGCCGGGTTGATCGATCGGTTTCATCTGCTCGAAGGCGACGTGGAAATCGGCGCAAACGGGGTTCCGGCCACTGTTCACTTTTCCTTGCCGGAGCGTTTGGCCGCGCTGGGATTCAGCATAGTTGAAAGACGGGCGCTGGGGTGCGATATGCTGACCACATTCGAGAAAGTCTGA